The Silene latifolia isolate original U9 population chromosome 4, ASM4854445v1, whole genome shotgun sequence region CTCATGTTACGACTCGACACAATATAAATGGTTTCGAAAATTTAGCTTAGTGGTTAAGATCTAGATGAAGTTAATGTATACTCCGTATATTATTATCTGATAAATTTGCTCCTAACTACCGCATTATTAAAGACTTACTAAAATGGAAAACAGCGTTATTCAGGGAAAATTCGATATTCCTCTAACCCTTTCTTTATTctgttttataattttttaccagAATAATATTCtaattaaagataaataaatgagtGAGACGATAGTTTACTATTGAAAACGGTACTCACTTTGTCGCGGACCACAATAGAAGGCATAGCATCATGATGACAAAGGTCCAAACAAACTTCCATTCCTGAATTACCACTTCCCACAACTAACACTTTTTTACCTCTGAAAACCTCACCACTCTTATACAAACTTGTATGAACTATTTCCCCTTTAAATCCTTCCAACCCTTCCAATTCCGGCGTCACCACCTCCGCATTCTCCCCCGTTGCCACGATCAACCACCGACACACGTACTCCATCTCTGTAGCCTCTTCCTCGCCTTTCATACCGCCTTTTTTCGTTGCTTTTACCCTCCAAAACCCTAGGGTTTGGTCAAACTCGGCTTGGTCAACGGTCTCATTAAACCTAGGGTTTATGTCAAATTTACTAGCGTACCCTTCCAAGTATGAGATAAATTGCTCTTTATTAGGGTATGTAGGGTAGTGTGGAGGGAAGGGTACTAAGGGAAGTTCACAAAAACTTTTAGGAAGATGTAACCTTAGACGATCATATGTTTTAAGTTGCCATAAAGAGGCTATACAACTTGATCTCTCTAATACTAAGCTTGGCACACCCTTCTCCTTTAAGCATGCCGCCACCGCTAAACCGGACGGGCCTGCCCCGACAATTACCGGACCCGATACGAGCATGCAACGGTTCGATTTTGACATATTGTCGTCGAAACGATACGGATCATGTGCTAGCTTGCCTTCAATTTCCCTTAAATGGTTATAGGAGTGATCATAAACCATGGTAATTTAAGTTAGtagcaaattatataatttagtgaaatatcgaatataatataatatttgTAATGAGTTGTGAAATGTTTAGTTGTTACTAATAACAACTTAAACTAAAATTTAGGTTATGGGAGATAGAGAGATAATAGTGGATGTTATACATGGTTAAGTAGAAGGTACACATGTTTATATAGGCTAATTATATGGAAGGGAATTTTGAAGTTTGAAATATAAGGAAAGATTCACTTGGAAGAGATGATTCCCTTAATAAGTGGTGAAATGAAAAGCTAATTAGTATATTATTATCACTAATTATTAGTGATAAAAATGGGAGATTTGAATTGAATGAATCTTGTGTTTTGATCTCTTCAAGTTGATAAGTGGTTATTGAATGAAGGAGGATGAGAGGAGAGCGGCGAAGGGTACGGGATTAAATGAGCATTCAACACCCAAGAGAGAGATATAGAAAAAGTAAGGTAGGAGGAAAGAGAATGATATTGAATAATGATAATAGATAGACTGAGAATGTAGGAGAGATTGTGATGtgtcaatatatatatatatatatatatatatatatatatatatatatatatatatatatatatatatatatatatatatatatatatataagatactATAAGTCTACCATTTTAGGTTGAGTCATGAGTCCTCATCGATAGATCGAGAATGTAGGAGAGATTGTGATGtgtcaatatatatatatatatatatatatatatatatatatatatagagagagagagagagatgaggactcatggactcaaccTAAAATGGTAGACTTATAAgtatctttatatatatatatatatatatatatatatatatatatatatatatatatatatatatatatatatatatatatatatatatatatatatatatatatatatatatatatatatagattcgggATCCTGTTGTGAAACCATCgagataatgagaaccatgagaaccactcatAGCCATTAGATTTTAAGTAAATATGGACGATATAGATTGACTCGCCTATTCTATCCTGAGTCATAACCCACACACTCCAACACTGTCATTTTAAACACACACGTTATGCTTTCTCGTTCCTCTGTCTTTCTCTCACTTCGATATTTTACAACCCTTCGCAATTCTATTCTACTCTCTCCTCACTTCCGTATCATCACACATCGCCTAGCATTCATCTCTAATTGTACACTAAACCGCCATTACCGTGACTTCATCAACAGACTACGATGATCAACCGATTTATTATACACGATACTCTTGCTTTATTCCTTAAAATTTAGGTAATTTCTCAATTTCCCTTATTTATTTCTTATTCCTCAATTTTTACTATTTTAATGCCTCAAATTAATTGATTAGGGTTTTATTCCTTAGTTGTTCTACATTCTTTTTGTTTCGTTGCTTTCAAATGTCGTTTGCTTTCAATTTACCTGCATTTTTGGCTTATTACCTATTAGTCTATTCAATTTATGTAGTTATTTACTGATCTATCATTATAATTTTGTTCCTTGCAGTTTTTGATTTCTTTATTTTACGTATTTATTCACTGATCTATCCTAGAAAAAAGTCTCAAGCAGTTGAGCGGGTATTAGCTTTGATTTAGCCCATCCAAAACCACTTTATGCTAGTATGCCAGAATGTGTCAGGGTTGT contains the following coding sequences:
- the LOC141653579 gene encoding indole-3-pyruvate monooxygenase YUCCA6-like, producing MVYDHSYNHLREIEGKLAHDPYRFDDNMSKSNRCMLVSGPVIVGAGPSGLAVAACLKEKGVPSLVLERSSCIASLWQLKTYDRLRLHLPKSFCELPLVPFPPHYPTYPNKEQFISYLEGYASKFDINPRFNETVDQAEFDQTLGFWRVKATKKGGMKGEEEATEMEYVCRWLIVATGENAEVVTPELEGLEGFKGEIVHTSLYKSGEVFRGKKVLVVGSGNSGMEVCLDLCHHDAMPSIVVRDKVHVLPREMFGRSTFGLSMWLIKWLPITMVDRLLLIVAWFILGDTSKLGLTRPLMGPLQLKNLSGKTPVLDVGTLHKIKCGEIKVCPGINRLSIHNNVEFVDGRVENFDAIILATGYKSNVPYWLKEKNMFSHDDGLPRKPFPNGWKGEHGLYAVGFTKRGLLGASIDARRIAEDIGQCWVSESKPSYYL